The following proteins come from a genomic window of Sorghum bicolor cultivar BTx623 chromosome 3, Sorghum_bicolor_NCBIv3, whole genome shotgun sequence:
- the LOC8079030 gene encoding putative E3 ubiquitin-protein ligase SINA-like 6 gives LVGQCKNGHVVCDPCRVRIHGTCPSCRNPVGEIRCRALEKAIADMVLPCAFSRHGCTQLLKHKERQDHEALCHYAPFVCPFQGCAYSVESTLLLHDHILDTHAINNVVSLVGSTQVVLHWSTPFEVLLDPVDRCVFLLLNGGDVPSGRSLSVVCLGPRPMANQLLEYKLKVGGAGEPGALSLSASGSVPCMRRWAGQHPNDGFLFVPNAYWTSFSCVLVNVRVQKSAVDSLVRCFKHASLETFNLLVLVFVCLAMALVLAWKTIYR, from the coding sequence TTGGTTGGCCAGTGCAAGAACGGGCACGTTGTGTGCGATCCCTGCCGCGTTCGCATCCACGGGACTTGCCCGTCCTGCCGCAATCCGGTTGGCGAGATCAGGTGCCGAGCGCTGGAGAAGGCCATCGCCGACATGGTCCTCCCCTGCGCGTTCAGCAGACACGGGTGCACGCAGCTGCTCAAGCACAAGGAGAGGCAGGACCATGAGGCGCTTTGCCATTATGCACCATTCGTGTGCCCGTTCCAGGGTTGCGCCTACTCCGTGGAGTCCACGCTGCTCCTCCACGACCACATCCTAGACACTCACGCCATCAACAACGTGGTCAGCTTGGTCGGATCCACGCAGGTGGTGCTGCACTGGAGCACGCCATTTGAGGTGCTCCTGGACCCGGTGGACCGGTGCGTGTTCCTGCTGCTCAATGGCGGGGACGTTCCCTCAGGCCGGTCGCTGTCGGTGGTCTGCCTCGGCCCGCGCCCCATGGCCAACCAGTTGCTCGAGTACAAGCTGAAGGTCGGCGGCGCCGGTGAACCCGGCGCGCTCTCGCTGTCTGCATCAGGCTCTGTGCCCTGCATGCGCAGGTGGGCAGGGCAACACCCTAACGATGGGTTCCTGTTCGTGCCTAATGCGTACTGGACCTCCTTCAGCTGCGTCCTCGTCAACGTCCGTGTCCAGAAGTCGGCGGTCGACAGTTTAGTACGTTGCTTTAAGCACGCCTCACTGGAAACATTCAATTTACTGGTGTTAGTTTTTGTTTGCTTGGCAATGGCTCTCGTGTTGGCATGGAAGACGATCTATAGGTAA